The following proteins are co-located in the uncultured Draconibacterium sp. genome:
- a CDS encoding long-chain fatty acid--CoA ligase, with translation MGQTVTRTFDILERALNEFPRKDAMGGKNDGKWYTYSTEEYNTKSHQFAMGLMALGLKKGDKVATVTTNRPEWNFADMGMAMTGVVHVPIYPTLGEDEYKYILKHAEVKILILGDRKLYEKLVPLANMLDGLDIVYTFDEVDRAKNYKEILDLGEAQRKEFEPELEEIKKSITPDDLATLIYTSGTTGVPKGVMLTQRNLVSNFTAHAKMHHLGKDHRVISFLPLCHVYERSVNYHFQYKGMGVYYVGNLSQIVSAIKEIKPHMFNSVPRLLEKVYDGFVAKGKELSGIKKALYFWALNLTRHFEYNKKYGPILSLKIKIADKLIYSKWREALGGNIVYVVSGGAALQPKIARVLGMAKMFNLEGYGLTETSPVIAVNNPALNEMKIGTVGPILEGYEVKIANDGEILCKGPGVMKGYYKAPEMTDEVIDENGWFHTGDIGILEDDKFLKITDRKKEIFKLSGGKYIAPQMIENKLKSSNMIEQVMVIGANEKFASALISPCFPILHDWAADHKIHFEDNKDLIKNPEVISKMQKEVASINKTLGSHEQISRIRLVCEEWSPATGELSPTLKLRRNMVAVKYQNLIEDIYSVSRNG, from the coding sequence ATGGGACAGACAGTTACACGCACTTTTGATATCCTCGAGCGAGCTTTAAATGAATTTCCCCGAAAAGATGCCATGGGTGGTAAAAACGATGGGAAATGGTACACATATTCTACGGAAGAGTACAATACCAAGTCGCACCAGTTTGCGATGGGTTTAATGGCACTGGGATTAAAAAAGGGCGATAAGGTAGCCACAGTAACAACCAACCGTCCTGAATGGAATTTTGCCGATATGGGAATGGCCATGACGGGTGTAGTACATGTTCCCATTTATCCCACTTTGGGCGAAGACGAATACAAATACATTTTAAAACATGCCGAGGTTAAAATCCTGATTCTTGGCGACAGAAAGCTTTACGAGAAACTGGTGCCTTTGGCAAATATGCTCGATGGTTTAGACATTGTGTATACGTTTGATGAAGTTGATCGTGCAAAAAATTACAAAGAAATTCTTGACCTTGGAGAAGCCCAAAGGAAGGAATTTGAACCGGAGCTTGAAGAAATTAAAAAATCCATTACACCGGATGATCTGGCTACTTTAATTTATACATCGGGAACAACCGGAGTACCAAAGGGAGTTATGCTCACTCAGCGGAACCTGGTTTCGAATTTTACTGCCCATGCAAAAATGCACCATTTGGGAAAAGACCACCGGGTAATAAGTTTCTTACCACTTTGCCATGTGTACGAACGAAGTGTAAACTATCATTTTCAGTACAAAGGAATGGGCGTTTATTACGTAGGAAATTTATCGCAAATTGTTTCGGCAATTAAAGAAATAAAACCACACATGTTTAATTCAGTACCTCGTTTGCTTGAGAAAGTTTACGATGGTTTTGTTGCCAAAGGGAAAGAATTAAGCGGGATTAAAAAGGCTCTGTATTTTTGGGCGCTAAACCTGACACGCCATTTTGAATACAACAAAAAATACGGTCCTATTTTATCGCTTAAAATAAAAATTGCTGATAAACTTATTTATTCCAAATGGCGGGAAGCTTTGGGGGGAAACATTGTTTACGTTGTTTCGGGCGGTGCAGCTTTGCAACCAAAGATTGCCCGTGTTTTGGGAATGGCAAAAATGTTTAACCTCGAAGGATATGGTTTAACCGAAACTTCGCCGGTAATTGCAGTTAATAATCCTGCCTTAAACGAAATGAAGATCGGAACCGTTGGTCCGATTTTAGAAGGTTATGAAGTAAAAATTGCGAACGATGGCGAAATCCTTTGTAAAGGTCCCGGGGTAATGAAAGGGTATTACAAAGCACCTGAAATGACCGACGAGGTGATCGATGAAAATGGCTGGTTTCATACCGGTGATATCGGGATTCTGGAAGACGATAAATTCCTGAAAATTACAGACCGCAAAAAAGAAATTTTCAAACTTTCGGGAGGAAAATACATTGCTCCGCAAATGATCGAAAACAAACTGAAGTCGTCGAATATGATTGAGCAGGTGATGGTGATTGGCGCCAACGAAAAATTTGCCAGTGCCTTAATTTCTCCCTGCTTCCCAATATTGCACGACTGGGCAGCCGATCACAAAATCCATTTCGAGGACAATAAAGACCTTATTAAAAATCCGGAGGTAATAAGTAAAATGCAAAAAGAGGTGGCAAGTATAAATAAAACACTGGGCTCGCACGAGCAAATTAGCCGTATTCGCCTGGTGTGTGAAGAGTGGTCGCCTGCTACAGGTGAATTGTCGCCAACACTTAAATTACGACGAAATATGGTTGCCGTTAAATACCAAAACTTAATTGAAGATATTTATTCGGTGAGCCGAAATGGCTAA
- a CDS encoding PH domain-containing protein has product MSKMDLSTPTRQSIKGLVFIFLQTVRQAVRMFWALIAVVILQKNLVEYKTLLPIAVVVIFVLFVVHSVLYYLNFYFYVKDGEFILQKGYLRKKVLTIPLERIQSVNTKQNLIQQVLDVVALEIDTAGTVGKELKIHALEKSFANALHDQLSNNAVSSEAEENIESRATSTTERLILKLEPIDLLKIGISQNHLRTGLIILAFGYQIFNQVQEIFKDKADEYSNEFVNFMSNSSLALIVFLGIFFLLVSILISLLRTLVKYFDFKLMKKENAYRVEAGIINKRNVVLPHNKIQELNWETGPIKKQFGIYALVFKQAVSGQNKKVQLVDAPGCLTQHLELLKNDLFGEDKLSSASKIFTNSYYFRRLWLFMGWLPVVLAAPFIYFEWLIGLAALVWLLATAAYSYLILKKSYFKINEDQIRVSSGAISHTWKQMELFKIQSVEFKQTFFQKRRSLASLKLMNASGTIRIPYIHQDLAKQIYNYLLFHTEISNKSWM; this is encoded by the coding sequence ATGAGTAAAATGGATTTAAGCACACCCACGCGGCAATCGATAAAAGGATTGGTTTTTATTTTCCTGCAAACCGTTCGGCAAGCCGTGCGTATGTTCTGGGCACTTATTGCAGTTGTAATACTTCAGAAAAACCTGGTTGAATACAAAACACTACTTCCCATTGCAGTAGTTGTTATTTTTGTACTTTTTGTTGTGCACTCTGTTTTGTATTACCTCAACTTTTATTTTTATGTGAAAGACGGTGAGTTTATCCTTCAGAAAGGTTATTTACGAAAAAAGGTACTTACCATTCCGTTGGAACGGATACAAAGTGTGAATACCAAACAAAACCTCATTCAGCAGGTTTTAGATGTTGTTGCGCTTGAAATAGATACAGCGGGTACTGTCGGGAAAGAGTTAAAAATTCATGCACTCGAAAAATCTTTTGCCAATGCTTTGCACGACCAGTTAAGCAACAATGCTGTAAGTTCAGAAGCAGAAGAAAATATCGAATCCCGGGCAACTTCAACTACCGAAAGATTAATTTTAAAGCTTGAACCAATTGATTTGTTAAAGATCGGAATCAGCCAAAACCATTTGCGAACCGGACTGATTATTCTTGCCTTTGGCTACCAGATTTTTAACCAGGTTCAGGAAATTTTTAAAGATAAAGCCGATGAATACTCCAACGAGTTTGTAAATTTCATGTCGAATTCGAGTCTTGCCCTGATTGTCTTTCTGGGTATATTTTTCCTGCTCGTTTCCATTCTAATCTCTCTGCTGCGCACCCTGGTAAAGTATTTCGATTTTAAGCTGATGAAAAAAGAAAATGCATACCGTGTTGAGGCCGGTATCATTAACAAACGAAATGTGGTTTTGCCGCACAACAAAATTCAGGAACTAAACTGGGAAACCGGCCCCATAAAAAAACAGTTTGGAATATATGCACTGGTATTTAAACAGGCCGTTAGCGGGCAAAACAAAAAAGTGCAGCTGGTTGATGCACCGGGTTGTTTAACACAACACCTGGAACTGCTAAAAAACGATTTGTTTGGTGAAGACAAACTTTCGAGCGCAAGCAAAATTTTCACAAATTCATACTACTTCAGACGATTGTGGCTATTTATGGGATGGCTGCCGGTGGTTTTAGCTGCTCCGTTTATATATTTCGAATGGCTGATCGGGCTCGCTGCTCTTGTCTGGCTCCTTGCCACTGCGGCTTACAGCTATTTAATTCTGAAAAAAAGTTATTTCAAAATAAACGAAGATCAGATCCGCGTTTCATCGGGTGCTATTTCACACACCTGGAAGCAGATGGAACTATTCAAAATACAATCGGTAGAATTTAAACAAACATTTTTTCAGAAACGCCGGTCGCTTGCCAGTTTAAAATTAATGAATGCTTCCGGGACTATTCGTATTCCATACATTCATCAAGACCTTGCAAAACAGATATACAATTACTTGCTTTTCCATACCGAAATTTCAAATAAAAGCTGGATGTAA
- a CDS encoding cytochrome c biogenesis protein ResB: MKAVGYIKEAERKAIASETGEAVIDFVFSAPGVQGMQSYSFRKGEALDYPGFTAGFEVNDTRVVNFFRQGDQLFMTSFAQLEETTMATQETVSFPAGDTIPVKPMFLYGYGDFRFLIRSFMPKATFTAVKSQVETREDAVMIQISDGIKKQVVPVFGHSGVEPDTLRIPLGNGTLKLAYGALPLSVPFSIHLNDFQLERYPGSQSPSSFASEVTLKDEGKGIDQNIRIFMNNTLNHRGYKFFQSSYDMDEQGTILSVNHDFWGTWISYLGYALMIIGFISSLVNKGSYFQYLVRRLKENSVKNSIGNFTFGRFVVPKFGTRRNGSHYSGY; the protein is encoded by the coding sequence GTGAAAGCGGTTGGTTATATAAAAGAGGCTGAGCGAAAAGCAATTGCTTCAGAAACCGGCGAAGCGGTAATCGATTTTGTATTTTCGGCGCCCGGAGTACAAGGAATGCAATCCTACTCTTTCCGAAAAGGAGAGGCTTTGGATTATCCGGGTTTTACAGCCGGATTTGAAGTAAATGATACCAGAGTGGTTAACTTTTTCAGGCAGGGCGATCAGCTTTTTATGACTTCGTTTGCACAGTTGGAAGAAACCACAATGGCAACACAGGAAACTGTTTCTTTCCCGGCTGGCGATACCATTCCGGTAAAACCAATGTTTTTGTATGGTTATGGCGATTTCCGGTTTTTAATCCGGAGTTTTATGCCAAAAGCTACATTTACTGCGGTTAAAAGTCAGGTTGAAACGCGTGAAGATGCCGTAATGATTCAAATTTCGGATGGAATTAAAAAACAAGTTGTACCTGTGTTCGGGCACTCAGGAGTTGAGCCGGATACACTTCGTATTCCGCTTGGAAATGGAACACTAAAACTTGCTTACGGTGCATTGCCTTTGTCGGTGCCGTTTAGTATTCATCTGAATGATTTTCAACTTGAGCGTTATCCCGGATCGCAGTCGCCATCGTCGTTTGCCAGCGAAGTAACATTAAAAGACGAAGGAAAAGGGATTGATCAGAACATTCGTATTTTTATGAATAATACACTAAATCATCGCGGATATAAATTCTTTCAATCGTCATACGATATGGACGAGCAGGGAACCATCCTTTCGGTAAATCATGATTTTTGGGGAACGTGGATTTCATATTTGGGATATGCTTTAATGATTATAGGATTTATTTCGTCGCTGGTAAATAAAGGATCATATTTCCAGTATTTGGTTCGGCGTCTAAAAGAGAATTCCGTAAAAAACAGTATTGGCAATTTTACTTTTGGGAGGTTTGTCGTACCAAAGTTCGGCACAAGGCGGAATGGAAGCCATTATTCCGGATATTGA
- a CDS encoding cytochrome c biogenesis protein ResB codes for MKKLYSFITSLPVMAFLFLALAFSMAIATFVESSYGTSTARALVYNTRWFEALWALFALNLLNNLVKYKFFTRRRFTLGLFHIAFIVMILGAAVTRFFSFEGVMHIRENQSANFILSSNDYFYAGFENQEKVKKSSFFGTYTQTICSKI; via the coding sequence ATGAAGAAATTGTATTCCTTTATAACTTCTTTGCCTGTTATGGCATTTCTATTTTTAGCGCTTGCTTTTTCAATGGCCATTGCCACTTTTGTTGAAAGCAGTTACGGAACATCCACCGCACGGGCGCTGGTTTACAACACGCGTTGGTTCGAAGCTCTTTGGGCTTTGTTTGCCTTAAACCTGTTAAACAACCTGGTTAAGTATAAATTTTTTACCCGACGAAGGTTCACACTTGGTTTGTTTCATATCGCATTTATTGTAATGATTTTGGGTGCTGCGGTTACCCGCTTTTTTAGTTTCGAAGGAGTGATGCATATTCGCGAAAATCAAAGTGCAAATTTTATTCTGTCGTCCAACGATTACTTTTATGCCGGATTTGAAAATCAGGAAAAGGTAAAAAAAAGTTCGTTTTTCGGAACTTACACCCAAACAATTTGCAGCAAAATTTGA
- a CDS encoding PH domain-containing protein — protein sequence MENFTNSILLPEELPEIDAKTFNPLDKKYLKLTFIRMAVFFVVLVGGFISFIFISEGNIPKTPLIIISSVLAVLLIFSVVYTFLSFPRKGYLVREKDISFQRGLITYKLTTVPFNRIQHVEVNQGVLAKLFALSSLKLFTAGGNASDLSIHGLPRDVALNLKAFLSEKISEHE from the coding sequence ATGGAAAACTTCACCAATTCAATACTACTTCCTGAAGAATTACCGGAAATTGATGCGAAAACATTTAATCCGCTCGACAAAAAATACCTAAAGCTCACCTTTATTCGAATGGCTGTATTTTTTGTTGTTTTAGTCGGAGGATTTATTAGCTTTATCTTCATATCGGAAGGAAATATTCCAAAAACTCCACTAATAATCATTTCGTCGGTTCTGGCTGTTTTACTAATTTTTTCAGTCGTTTATACTTTCTTGTCATTTCCCCGGAAAGGCTACCTCGTGCGCGAAAAAGACATTTCGTTTCAACGGGGACTAATTACCTATAAATTAACCACCGTTCCGTTTAACCGAATCCAACACGTTGAAGTGAACCAGGGAGTGCTTGCCAAACTATTTGCTCTTTCGTCGCTAAAACTTTTTACTGCCGGAGGAAATGCCAGCGACCTGTCGATTCACGGATTACCCCGGGATGTGGCGCTAAACTTAAAAGCCTTTTTATCGGAAAAAATAAGTGAACATGAGTAA
- a CDS encoding nucleoside hydrolase produces the protein MVKNISICLLALFLLAACKPTSEKAKNNSVKKLKILIDTDANNELDDQHALAYAFLNPDVFDVLGVTVNNTANGFGIQGQYDEAERIITLFDLGEKVPLFMGADKSYEEIAPSISQPGFDGQPAVDFIISEAMKMKDEKLVLVPIGKLTNIALAILKEPKIIDKVRVVWLGGNYPDPGEYNLENDISSVNPVIESGVEFEMVTVRYGEPSGTASVTVTPAEMDAHMKGAGPISSQTITGRHGGDFNRFGDYSAHLFAKAEMYGNPPSRALFDMVVLAILKNEKWGQKQEIPAPKLIGTAWEEQPDNQSKVIIWENFNRDAIVNDLFELMKKTSPEK, from the coding sequence ATGGTGAAAAATATTTCGATATGCTTACTGGCCTTATTTTTATTGGCTGCATGCAAACCTACTTCCGAAAAAGCTAAAAATAATTCTGTTAAAAAGCTAAAAATCCTGATTGATACCGATGCAAACAACGAATTGGACGACCAACATGCTTTGGCGTATGCATTTTTAAATCCCGATGTTTTTGATGTGCTTGGTGTTACCGTAAATAACACAGCCAACGGTTTTGGAATTCAGGGGCAGTACGATGAGGCTGAACGGATTATAACTTTGTTTGATTTGGGCGAAAAAGTTCCGCTTTTTATGGGTGCCGACAAAAGTTACGAAGAAATTGCCCCAAGCATTTCGCAACCCGGTTTTGACGGTCAGCCGGCAGTTGATTTTATTATCAGCGAGGCCATGAAAATGAAGGATGAAAAGTTGGTGCTTGTTCCCATTGGGAAGCTTACAAATATTGCTTTAGCCATTTTAAAAGAGCCTAAAATTATTGATAAAGTTCGTGTGGTTTGGCTGGGTGGCAATTATCCCGATCCGGGGGAATATAACCTTGAAAACGACATTAGCTCTGTAAATCCGGTAATTGAGTCGGGAGTTGAGTTTGAAATGGTTACCGTACGTTATGGCGAGCCAAGTGGAACTGCATCGGTAACTGTTACTCCGGCCGAAATGGATGCACACATGAAAGGAGCCGGGCCAATTTCGTCGCAAACAATTACAGGCCGCCACGGTGGTGATTTTAACCGTTTTGGCGATTATTCCGCTCATCTTTTTGCAAAGGCCGAAATGTATGGAAATCCGCCTTCACGGGCACTGTTCGACATGGTGGTTTTAGCCATTCTGAAAAATGAAAAATGGGGGCAGAAACAGGAAATTCCCGCTCCCAAACTAATTGGCACAGCCTGGGAAGAGCAACCCGACAATCAGTCTAAAGTAATTATTTGGGAGAATTTTAACAGGGATGCCATTGTGAACGATTTATTTGAGTTGATGAAAAAAACAAGCCCTGAAAAATAG
- the ccsA gene encoding cytochrome c biogenesis protein CcsA has product MAILLLGGLSYQSSAQGGMEAIIPDIDDNVVTEFSELWVQGVDGRIEPVSTLTSEIVRKVSKKASLYGKSSDEVVLSMIAHPEIWQTLPIIKVSNSTLESILGAQNKFITIQSLFDEQGNYKISEAVRAAYAKTPAFRNRVEKEYIYVDERVNICFMVFQGSLFHLFPREQKEDTWYTPGAQAEEYTAGDSIFIKSGFQLLIQSIVENNSSDAVQVLDAVGNFQIKYGSDLLPSDSKKRAEITFNKVNPFKRIFPFYLLFGFLLLFVLFVNIFRQKQLPHILRYSFFGLIVLLFLVHTIGLILRWYISGHAPWSNGYESVVYVAWAAMLAGLIFGRKYPMVVGTAAFLSGIALFVAHLSWMSPEVTNLVPVLKSYWLTIHVAVITASYGFIGLSMFLGVLVMILIVMRNSRNQVKVTGFIDQLTTINEMSATVGLYFLTIGTFLGGIWANESWGRYWGWDPKETWSLITVLIYSFVVHMRLIPSLKGIYNYNVASIISFASVMMTYFGVNYYLTGLHSYGKGVADGVNPAVPGAIVLLAGLMIWAYIKNSKYEKENTLE; this is encoded by the coding sequence TTGGCAATTTTACTTTTGGGAGGTTTGTCGTACCAAAGTTCGGCACAAGGCGGAATGGAAGCCATTATTCCGGATATTGACGACAATGTTGTAACTGAATTTAGTGAGTTGTGGGTGCAGGGTGTTGATGGAAGAATTGAGCCGGTTTCTACTTTAACCAGCGAAATTGTGCGTAAAGTCAGCAAAAAAGCATCGTTGTATGGCAAATCATCCGACGAAGTTGTTTTAAGCATGATCGCGCATCCTGAAATTTGGCAAACCCTACCAATTATTAAAGTGTCTAATTCTACACTGGAATCAATTTTAGGGGCACAAAACAAATTCATCACCATTCAGTCGCTTTTCGACGAGCAGGGAAATTATAAAATTTCAGAAGCAGTTCGGGCAGCTTATGCAAAAACACCGGCATTTCGTAATCGGGTTGAAAAGGAATACATTTATGTAGACGAGCGTGTGAATATTTGTTTTATGGTCTTTCAGGGATCGTTGTTTCACCTGTTTCCACGCGAACAAAAAGAAGATACCTGGTACACACCCGGAGCACAGGCGGAAGAATATACTGCCGGCGATTCCATTTTTATAAAAAGCGGATTTCAGTTGCTCATACAATCCATTGTAGAAAACAATTCTTCCGATGCCGTTCAGGTATTAGATGCTGTGGGCAATTTTCAAATTAAATACGGCTCAGATTTGTTGCCGTCCGATTCGAAAAAGAGAGCTGAAATCACGTTCAATAAAGTAAATCCGTTTAAACGAATTTTTCCATTCTACTTACTTTTTGGATTTTTACTGTTGTTTGTGCTTTTCGTGAATATATTCCGGCAAAAACAACTGCCGCATATTCTGCGCTATTCTTTCTTTGGCTTAATCGTTCTATTGTTTTTAGTGCATACTATTGGATTAATTCTTCGCTGGTACATTTCCGGACATGCTCCGTGGAGTAATGGTTACGAGTCGGTTGTGTATGTGGCCTGGGCTGCCATGTTGGCCGGACTGATTTTTGGACGAAAATATCCAATGGTAGTTGGTACTGCGGCTTTCTTATCAGGTATTGCCTTGTTTGTGGCTCATTTAAGTTGGATGAGTCCCGAAGTTACGAACCTGGTTCCGGTGTTAAAATCCTATTGGCTCACCATTCATGTGGCGGTAATTACGGCAAGTTATGGTTTTATTGGGCTTAGTATGTTTCTTGGAGTTTTGGTTATGATTTTAATTGTAATGCGAAACAGCAGAAATCAGGTAAAAGTTACCGGATTTATCGACCAGCTTACTACCATTAACGAAATGTCTGCCACCGTAGGATTGTATTTCCTTACCATTGGAACTTTTCTGGGGGGTATTTGGGCCAACGAAAGTTGGGGACGTTACTGGGGCTGGGATCCAAAAGAAACCTGGTCGCTGATAACTGTGCTTATTTATTCGTTTGTTGTACATATGCGTTTAATTCCATCGTTAAAAGGCATTTACAATTACAATGTGGCATCAATAATCAGTTTTGCTTCAGTAATGATGACCTACTTTGGTGTAAATTATTACCTCACCGGATTGCATTCGTATGGTAAAGGTGTTGCCGATGGCGTTAATCCTGCCGTGCCGGGAGCTATTGTTTTGCTGGCCGGTTTAATGATTTGGGCCTACATTAAAAATTCAAAATACGAAAAGGAAAACACTCTGGAGTAG
- a CDS encoding alpha-L-fucosidase — MKKILLLLVVLLFVISGYSQQYKNNWKSIDSRPVPEWFEDVKFGIFIHWGVYSVPAWAPANADIGVYAKYSEWYWSRINDNSDAGKLFREYHNTMYGEDFQYQDFAPQFKAQHWDPEQWAELFKRAGAKYVVLTSKHHEGFTLWPSEQSWNWNSVDIGPHRDICGDLTKAVKDAGLHMGFYYSLYEWYNPLYHNNLEKYVDDHMIPQMKDLVNSYKPDLLWTDGEWDHPSEKWKSTEFLAWLYDDSPVKNSICVNDRWGKETRSKHGGFYTTEYDLVHEGQKGEIQKAWEECRGIGTSFGYNQMETPDNYMTSDALIDMLVAKVADGGNLLLDVGPTADGRIPAIQQQRLFDIGDWLQLNGEAIYGTRKWNDADENKHDNVYYTRKGNDLYVLCTRFPESSIEIKGIKKVSNVNLLGFNGEVNYKKSGKKVTINIPQLSPLTNPSEYAWVFKIENAFK, encoded by the coding sequence ATGAAAAAGATTCTCCTTCTTCTTGTTGTTCTTCTATTTGTTATTAGCGGCTATTCGCAGCAATATAAAAACAACTGGAAATCAATTGACAGCCGACCTGTTCCCGAATGGTTCGAAGATGTAAAGTTTGGAATTTTTATCCATTGGGGTGTTTATTCCGTTCCGGCCTGGGCTCCTGCCAATGCCGATATTGGAGTGTATGCAAAATACTCGGAATGGTACTGGAGTCGTATTAACGACAACAGCGATGCCGGCAAACTTTTCCGCGAATACCACAACACGATGTATGGAGAAGATTTTCAGTACCAGGATTTTGCGCCGCAATTTAAAGCACAACACTGGGATCCGGAACAATGGGCCGAACTTTTTAAACGTGCCGGGGCCAAATATGTGGTTTTAACATCGAAACACCACGAAGGGTTTACTTTGTGGCCCAGCGAACAAAGCTGGAACTGGAACAGTGTTGACATTGGTCCGCATCGCGATATTTGCGGCGATTTAACAAAAGCAGTAAAAGATGCCGGTTTACACATGGGATTTTATTACTCGCTATACGAATGGTACAATCCGCTTTACCACAACAATCTTGAAAAATACGTCGACGACCACATGATTCCGCAAATGAAAGATTTGGTTAACAGTTACAAACCCGATCTTTTATGGACGGACGGCGAATGGGACCACCCAAGTGAGAAGTGGAAAAGCACGGAGTTTTTGGCCTGGCTGTACGACGATTCGCCTGTAAAAAACAGCATTTGTGTAAACGATCGCTGGGGAAAAGAAACGCGCAGTAAACACGGAGGTTTTTATACCACCGAATACGATCTGGTTCACGAAGGGCAAAAAGGTGAAATACAAAAAGCCTGGGAAGAGTGCCGCGGCATTGGAACTTCGTTTGGATACAACCAAATGGAAACTCCTGACAATTATATGACTTCGGATGCCTTAATTGATATGCTTGTTGCAAAAGTAGCCGACGGCGGAAATCTTTTACTCGATGTAGGACCAACTGCCGATGGCCGCATACCCGCCATTCAGCAACAACGACTTTTTGATATTGGCGACTGGCTGCAACTAAATGGCGAAGCCATTTACGGCACCCGGAAATGGAACGATGCCGATGAAAACAAACACGACAATGTTTATTACACACGAAAAGGGAACGATTTATATGTGCTTTGTACCCGTTTCCCCGAATCTTCGATCGAAATTAAAGGAATTAAAAAAGTTTCGAACGTGAATTTGTTGGGATTTAACGGAGAAGTGAATTATAAGAAATCGGGCAAAAAAGTGACGATAAACATTCCTCAACTTTCGCCGCTTACAAACCCAAGCGAATATGCCTGGGTATTTAAAATTGAAAACGCATTTAAATAA
- a CDS encoding uroporphyrinogen decarboxylase family protein encodes MSSRDQFLKTVNHQQSNRVVLDFGATAVSGIHVETLSKLRRHYGLQRKPIRIIEPYQMLGEVGWELIDSIGIDIIGAWGKNNRFGFHNHAPFKEWKTPWGQRVMLPLKFNTSGNSTGDVLMHLGGDTSQAVCATMPKTAYEFESIEKEPEDKTAKIELTIPDLISETDLEHWRVEVDKAYFSGKAVIADFGGTSLGNIPELYQKKSIQFDKIKIHLERLGERAIENLKRIFAVLGNKVNAVVLCDTNFGTEKTSYSSAEQFDAFYLPYYKQLNEWIHENTQWKTFKHSKGIVDKLLESFVKAGFDIINPVETFASGLPLEKLKEKFGKDLVFWGGGIDTRTVLPFGKPEDVRAQVLNNCEILSKNGGFVFSPVNNIPPNVPVENMVALFEAIKEFNGK; translated from the coding sequence ATGAGCTCAAGAGACCAATTTTTAAAAACTGTTAATCACCAACAATCCAACCGGGTAGTTCTTGATTTTGGAGCTACCGCAGTAAGTGGAATTCATGTAGAAACCCTTTCAAAATTACGTCGCCATTATGGGCTGCAGCGTAAACCCATTCGTATTATTGAGCCCTATCAAATGCTTGGTGAAGTAGGTTGGGAATTAATCGATTCGATTGGCATTGATATAATTGGTGCCTGGGGAAAAAATAACCGATTCGGATTTCACAACCATGCCCCGTTTAAAGAGTGGAAAACTCCATGGGGACAGCGAGTTATGCTTCCTTTAAAATTTAATACAAGCGGCAACTCAACCGGCGATGTTCTAATGCATTTGGGTGGAGATACTTCGCAGGCGGTATGTGCTACAATGCCCAAAACAGCCTATGAGTTTGAAAGTATTGAGAAAGAACCAGAGGATAAAACTGCTAAGATTGAATTGACAATACCTGATCTGATTTCAGAAACGGATTTGGAACACTGGCGGGTGGAAGTGGACAAAGCTTATTTTTCGGGGAAAGCTGTAATTGCTGATTTTGGTGGCACTTCGCTGGGAAATATCCCTGAACTCTACCAGAAAAAGTCAATCCAATTCGACAAAATAAAAATCCACCTGGAACGGTTGGGAGAACGGGCCATTGAAAATTTGAAACGAATTTTTGCAGTGCTTGGAAATAAAGTGAATGCCGTTGTACTGTGCGACACCAATTTTGGCACTGAAAAAACTTCCTATAGCTCAGCGGAGCAGTTCGATGCATTTTATCTGCCTTATTACAAACAGCTAAACGAATGGATTCACGAAAATACACAATGGAAAACCTTTAAACACTCAAAGGGAATTGTGGATAAACTGCTTGAAAGTTTTGTAAAGGCTGGATTTGACATTATTAATCCGGTTGAAACATTTGCTTCGGGCCTGCCTCTCGAAAAGCTAAAAGAAAAATTTGGGAAAGACCTTGTATTTTGGGGCGGTGGAATCGACACTCGTACTGTTCTTCCTTTTGGTAAACCCGAAGATGTGCGTGCTCAGGTTTTGAACAACTGCGAAATTTTATCAAAAAATGGCGGTTTTGTTTTTAGTCCGGTCAATAATATTCCGCCAAATGTTCCGGTTGAAAATATGGTTGCTTTGTTTGAAGCCATAAAAGAATTTAACGGAAAATAA